Proteins from one Deltaproteobacteria bacterium genomic window:
- the atpB gene encoding F0F1 ATP synthase subunit A, with protein MHDTIVPTFGLHAHTAFMIYITIGLAIFSLLLARRLAIVPGRVQSIVELTVTSFEGMVDETMGHKGRKYFPFIMTFAIFIFISNLLGMIPGLLPPTANLNTTAALALIVFVATHVIGIKEHGIKYLKHFTGPVWWLMPLMIPIEIIGHLARPVSLSLRLFGNIMGHEQVVAVLLILMPLAYPLLAFSTVLGVLVIFIQAFIFALLSMMYIGGALEEAH; from the coding sequence ATGCATGACACGATAGTGCCGACCTTCGGGCTCCACGCCCATACAGCGTTCATGATATACATAACCATAGGGCTCGCGATATTCTCGCTCCTCCTCGCGAGAAGGCTCGCAATCGTACCCGGAAGGGTCCAGTCGATAGTTGAGCTCACCGTGACCTCCTTCGAGGGCATGGTAGACGAGACCATGGGGCACAAGGGCAGGAAGTACTTCCCCTTCATAATGACCTTCGCGATATTCATCTTCATATCGAACCTCCTCGGCATGATACCTGGGCTGCTGCCGCCGACCGCGAACCTCAACACCACCGCGGCCCTGGCCCTTATCGTATTCGTCGCAACACACGTTATCGGGATCAAGGAGCACGGGATAAAGTACCTTAAGCACTTCACGGGCCCTGTCTGGTGGCTCATGCCGCTTATGATACCCATCGAGATAATAGGCCACCTCGCAAGGCCCGTCTCCCTCTCGCTCCGTCTCTTCGGGAACATAATGGGGCACGAGCAGGTGGTCGCTGTCCTCCTGATACTCATGCCGCTCGCCTACCCGCTACTCGCTTTCTCAACGGTGCTGGGCGTGCTCGTTATCTTCATACAGGCGTTCATCTTCGCGCTCCTCTCGATGATGTACATCGGGGGCGCGCTCGAAGAGGCGCACTGA
- a CDS encoding mannose-1-phosphate guanyltransferase: MKSIIMAGGFGTRLRPLTNNLPKPMVPMANRPMMEHIIELLKSHGIKDLTALLYFQPEMISGHLGDGSAFGVKLDYITLTVDLGTAGAVGSAMRKMGGDGTTLIISGDVLTDIDLKKAVSFHRQRKAAATIVLTRVENPLPFGIVITDEEGRIVRFLEKPSWGEVFSDTINTGIYILEQKVLDYIPSDREFDFSKDLFPLMLEKKEPLYGYIAEGYWKDVGSLEEYRAANMDILQGAVHVEVPGERIDGRRLWVGKGSRIDFTAKLEGANIIGENCRIGAEARISNSIIGPGSVVEEGAVILDSVIWDSARIAHGASLHENVVARGSEILDQAHLAEGVIVSDHCRIGRNSTIKANVKVWPYKVVEDDATLASSLIWGEKWSRNIFSTYGVTGLANIELSPEFAAKLGAAYGASLKKGAAVSTSRDAHKTSRMINRAIMTGILSTGVNVHDYGVTPMPVVRFLARSGTEAGGVHTRRSPFDPQLVDLKFFDGKGLDLHPGYEKTIEKLFFKEDFLRAPMEETGEMSFPVHGFESYQNGFMSMIDAETISKAGFRFVVDYSYGSSSRIFPYILGKLNCEVIALNANLDGSKTTKSPEEFQRAMDQLSSIVRSLDADMGFYLDAGGEKVFLFDETGEALDGDTALNIVTLLVLKFNKDAGRKGHIAVPVTASRAIDRMAETYGFEVRRTKTTPRGQMEAAASEGALFVGEQSGGFIFPDFQPNFDGMYAVAKILEMLSKHGTRLHRLMREIPPSIIIKDRVSCSFESKGMVMRRLAEDSRDLDTVLLDGIKIKFGEDWLVAYPSQDMPYFNLVAEASTEEAARSLVNKYAEKIKGWQRS, encoded by the coding sequence TTGAAGAGCATCATAATGGCGGGCGGGTTCGGCACCAGGCTCCGCCCCCTCACAAATAACCTCCCCAAGCCCATGGTGCCGATGGCGAACAGGCCCATGATGGAGCACATAATAGAGCTCCTTAAATCCCACGGGATAAAGGACCTGACCGCGCTCCTTTATTTTCAGCCCGAGATGATATCAGGCCACCTCGGAGACGGGAGCGCCTTCGGGGTGAAGCTCGACTACATAACGCTCACCGTGGACCTCGGGACCGCCGGGGCGGTCGGGAGCGCCATGAGGAAGATGGGCGGGGACGGGACAACGCTTATCATAAGCGGCGACGTGCTTACGGATATAGACCTCAAAAAGGCGGTAAGCTTCCACAGGCAAAGGAAGGCCGCGGCGACGATAGTCCTTACGAGGGTAGAGAACCCGCTCCCATTCGGCATTGTCATAACCGACGAGGAGGGGAGGATCGTCCGGTTCCTTGAAAAGCCGAGCTGGGGCGAGGTCTTCAGCGACACTATCAATACAGGCATATACATCCTTGAGCAGAAGGTCCTGGACTACATACCTTCGGACAGGGAGTTCGACTTCAGCAAGGACCTGTTCCCGCTCATGCTCGAGAAAAAGGAGCCCCTCTACGGCTACATAGCCGAGGGCTACTGGAAGGACGTCGGGAGCCTCGAGGAGTACAGGGCCGCAAACATGGACATACTCCAGGGGGCCGTGCATGTGGAGGTGCCGGGCGAGAGGATAGACGGCAGGAGGCTCTGGGTCGGCAAGGGCTCGCGCATAGATTTCACGGCCAAGCTCGAGGGCGCGAACATCATAGGCGAGAACTGCCGGATAGGGGCCGAGGCACGGATATCCAATTCCATAATAGGGCCGGGCTCGGTCGTCGAGGAGGGCGCGGTCATCCTCGATTCCGTAATCTGGGACTCTGCCAGAATCGCCCACGGGGCGTCGCTCCACGAGAACGTGGTAGCGCGCGGAAGTGAAATACTTGACCAGGCCCACCTGGCCGAGGGCGTCATCGTAAGCGACCACTGCCGGATCGGGAGGAATTCCACCATAAAGGCCAACGTCAAGGTATGGCCATATAAGGTCGTCGAAGACGACGCAACACTCGCGTCGAGCCTCATCTGGGGCGAGAAATGGAGCAGGAACATATTCTCGACCTACGGCGTTACCGGGCTTGCGAACATAGAGCTCTCGCCGGAGTTCGCGGCCAAGCTCGGCGCGGCCTACGGCGCTTCCCTCAAGAAGGGCGCGGCAGTATCGACCAGCAGGGACGCGCACAAGACATCGAGGATGATAAACAGGGCCATAATGACCGGCATACTCTCGACAGGCGTAAACGTCCACGACTACGGCGTAACACCCATGCCGGTCGTGAGGTTTCTGGCGAGGAGCGGGACCGAGGCCGGAGGGGTGCACACCAGGAGGTCGCCTTTCGACCCCCAGCTCGTTGACTTGAAGTTCTTCGACGGCAAGGGGCTCGACCTCCACCCCGGATACGAGAAGACCATCGAGAAGCTCTTTTTCAAGGAGGATTTCCTAAGGGCCCCCATGGAGGAGACCGGCGAGATGAGCTTCCCGGTTCACGGCTTCGAATCGTACCAGAACGGCTTCATGTCCATGATAGACGCGGAGACCATCTCGAAGGCGGGCTTCAGGTTCGTGGTCGACTATTCCTACGGCTCGTCCTCGCGGATATTCCCCTATATACTCGGGAAGCTCAACTGCGAGGTCATCGCCCTTAACGCGAACCTCGACGGCAGCAAGACGACAAAGAGCCCGGAGGAGTTCCAGAGGGCGATGGACCAGCTTTCGTCGATCGTGCGCTCGCTTGACGCTGACATGGGCTTCTATCTCGACGCGGGCGGCGAGAAGGTCTTCCTCTTCGACGAGACCGGCGAGGCCCTCGACGGCGACACGGCCCTTAACATAGTCACGCTCCTCGTCCTCAAGTTCAACAAGGACGCCGGGAGAAAGGGGCACATAGCGGTGCCCGTGACCGCCTCCCGCGCCATTGACAGGATGGCCGAGACCTACGGATTCGAGGTGCGGAGGACCAAGACCACCCCGAGGGGGCAGATGGAGGCCGCGGCAAGCGAGGGCGCGCTATTCGTCGGGGAGCAGTCCGGCGGCTTCATATTCCCGGACTTCCAGCCGAACTTCGACGGCATGTACGCGGTCGCCAAGATACTCGAGATGCTCTCGAAGCACGGCACGAGGCTCCACAGGCTCATGAGGGAGATACCGCCTTCCATTATAATAAAGGACAGGGTCTCGTGCTCGTTCGAGAGCAAGGGCATGGTGATGAGGAGGCTTGCCGAGGACTCGCGGGACCTGGATACCGTGCTCCTCGACGGGATAAAGATAAAATTCGGCGAGGACTGGCTGGTCGCATACCCGAGCCAGGACATGCCTTACTTCAACCTGGTGGCCGAGGCCTCGACAGAGGAGGCGGCCCGGTCGCTCGTAAACAAATACGCGGAGAAGATAAAAGGATGGCAGAGATCCTGA
- a CDS encoding ATP synthase subunit I, producing MDYSRGTGDAEAFSAAVSLKLLGANLAAFIVASGLALAFIGTHAFPGIAAGFFIGTASTLWLLRIARKGVRMDPEKAGRFIPAAYRLRFAVVAALLALIMYKGVLSPWPLIAGFLGSALITVCTTIYLAREEASHA from the coding sequence ATGGACTATAGCCGGGGTACGGGGGATGCAGAGGCCTTTTCAGCCGCGGTTTCCCTTAAGCTCCTGGGCGCGAACCTGGCGGCTTTCATAGTCGCCTCCGGCCTGGCGCTGGCCTTTATCGGCACGCACGCTTTCCCCGGGATCGCTGCCGGGTTCTTCATAGGGACTGCGAGCACGCTCTGGCTCCTGAGGATAGCCCGTAAGGGGGTCCGCATGGACCCGGAGAAGGCAGGGAGGTTCATACCCGCTGCGTACCGCCTTAGGTTCGCGGTGGTCGCGGCGCTTCTCGCGCTCATAATGTATAAAGGTGTCTTAAGCCCGTGGCCCCTTATAGCGGGCTTCTTGGGCTCGGCTTTGATAACAGTATGCACCACGATATACCTTGCCAGGGAGGAAGCTTCACATGCATGA
- the atpE gene encoding ATP synthase F0 subunit C: MRKYAVTAVLALIAVVVGSNLAFAQEAAAEGGRSALVQAAIFIGAGLGMGLGAIGPGIGMGHAVRGALEGMARNPGHSSKIMTTMLVGLAMMESLAIYALVVALILLFVV, encoded by the coding sequence ATGAGGAAGTACGCGGTAACGGCAGTATTGGCTTTGATAGCCGTCGTCGTCGGCTCCAACCTGGCTTTTGCGCAGGAAGCGGCCGCTGAGGGCGGAAGGAGCGCGCTCGTGCAAGCCGCCATATTCATCGGCGCCGGACTCGGCATGGGCCTCGGCGCGATCGGGCCCGGCATCGGTATGGGACACGCCGTGAGGGGCGCCCTCGAGGGCATGGCCAGGAACCCCGGCCATTCGAGCAAGATAATGACGACCATGCTCGTCGGTCTTGCCATGATGGAATCCCTTGCCATCTACGCGCTCGTCGTAGCCCTTATCCTCCTCTTCGTCGTCTAA
- a CDS encoding sigma-70 family RNA polymerase sigma factor → MGLPVVTDSVQSYLAEVSRYPILSAEDEFRVAERYYKTRAIEDAHTLVTSNLRYVIKIALEFRNYGCRLADLIQEGNIGLMTAVKKFNPYKGFRLITYATWWIRSFIQDYILKSRGLVRKSTKALKKKLFYKTPALTDGAAGEDLSYASPEDLELRSDLSLDAPLKEDSTTHLDLLKDEGPGPLETVAHSEESAIVKKEVSSALALLNEKERVVVEKRLMSDEPESLQVIGDALGITRERVRQIESQAMKKLEKSLVRIKQALPQGA, encoded by the coding sequence ATGGGTCTTCCGGTAGTAACAGATTCGGTCCAGAGCTATCTCGCGGAAGTGAGCCGTTATCCCATACTCTCTGCCGAGGACGAGTTCCGGGTAGCCGAGCGTTACTACAAAACGAGGGCTATCGAGGACGCGCACACCCTCGTCACATCGAACCTCAGATATGTCATCAAGATCGCCCTTGAGTTCAGGAACTACGGCTGCAGGCTCGCGGATCTCATCCAGGAGGGCAATATAGGCCTCATGACCGCGGTCAAGAAGTTCAACCCCTACAAGGGCTTCAGGCTCATTACCTACGCGACCTGGTGGATCAGGTCGTTCATACAGGACTATATACTAAAATCCAGGGGGCTCGTTCGGAAGAGCACCAAGGCCCTCAAGAAGAAGCTCTTCTACAAGACCCCCGCGCTCACGGACGGGGCCGCAGGGGAAGATCTCTCCTACGCCTCCCCTGAGGACCTTGAGCTCAGGAGCGACCTCTCGCTGGACGCGCCGCTAAAGGAAGACAGCACAACCCATCTCGATCTTTTGAAGGACGAGGGACCTGGCCCGCTCGAAACCGTGGCCCATAGCGAAGAGAGCGCCATCGTTAAAAAAGAAGTCTCAAGCGCCCTCGCCCTCCTTAACGAGAAGGAGCGGGTGGTCGTGGAAAAAAGGCTCATGTCCGACGAGCCCGAGAGCCTGCAGGTCATAGGCGACGCCCTCGGCATAACGAGGGAAAGGGTCCGCCAGATAGAGAGCCAGGCAATGAAGAAGCTGGAAAAGTCCCTTGTCAGGATAAAACAGGCGCTACCACAGGGCGCTTAG
- a CDS encoding MBL fold metallo-hydrolase, with protein sequence MAEILTLPVGPLEVNCYIVWDRDSGEGVVIDPGGDVEEIEAALKKEGVKVRYIINTHGHFDHVGGNGLLKSAVGSEIAIHAEDEPLLEYAHEQAVMFGLKTPKQPKPDIYLEDGVLLHFGPLSLKVIHTPGHSKGGVCLYMENEEVLFTGDTLFAGSVGRTDFEGGSMEELMDSIFERLLPLGDNVRVLPGHGPESTIGEEREINPFIAGVKRVK encoded by the coding sequence ATGGCAGAGATCCTGACATTGCCCGTCGGGCCGCTCGAGGTAAATTGCTACATCGTATGGGACAGGGATAGCGGCGAGGGGGTCGTGATAGACCCCGGCGGAGACGTCGAAGAGATAGAGGCGGCCCTTAAGAAAGAGGGCGTAAAGGTCAGGTACATAATCAATACCCACGGCCACTTCGATCACGTGGGCGGGAACGGGCTCCTTAAATCTGCGGTCGGCTCCGAGATAGCCATACACGCGGAAGACGAGCCTCTTCTGGAATACGCCCACGAGCAGGCAGTCATGTTCGGCCTGAAGACCCCGAAGCAGCCGAAGCCGGACATATACCTTGAAGACGGGGTTCTCCTGCATTTCGGCCCCTTGAGCCTCAAGGTGATTCACACGCCGGGACACTCGAAAGGCGGCGTCTGCCTTTATATGGAAAACGAAGAGGTCCTCTTTACGGGCGACACGCTCTTTGCCGGTTCGGTCGGCAGGACGGATTTCGAGGGCGGCTCAATGGAGGAGCTCATGGACTCCATATTCGAAAGGCTGCTTCCGCTCGGCGATAACGTGAGGGTGCTCCCGGGGCACGGCCCGGAATCGACCATAGGGGAAGAGAGGGAAATCAACCCTTTTATTGCGGGAGTTAAAAGGGTAAAATAG
- a CDS encoding AtpZ/AtpI family protein — protein sequence MPEDNGRGFYKGLAMLASMGIAMVVSTVIGLAIGIYLDKFFGTKPWLTIIFLLFGIAAGFKNMYETARKYGL from the coding sequence ATGCCTGAAGATAACGGCCGGGGTTTTTACAAGGGCCTCGCCATGCTCGCCTCGATGGGCATAGCGATGGTGGTCTCGACTGTAATCGGGCTCGCCATAGGCATTTACCTTGACAAGTTCTTCGGCACCAAGCCCTGGCTTACGATAATATTCCTGCTCTTCGGCATAGCCGCGGGCTTTAAAAACATGTACGAGACGGCCAGGAAATATGGACTATAG